TACCTTAGCCGATGTGCATCGTGCACTATGGCTTTTACCCGGTGTGCTGCTCGGCTTTTTCTTTTCTAAAAAAACCGCTCGCATCTTAGACAGAGGATACTTGCGTCCAGCTATTTTAACCCTCACCACTCTGGCGGCCATGGCCATCATCTTCGACCAGTGGTTTTTAAATAGATGAAATTATCCGTTTGTTGCCAATCAACAAAAGAGAGCTTTTTCTGTAAAAGTTTTACATGCGCAACTTTTTATGGTGCTGGAATGGCTCAATGGTTGATTAGTTTAATGGTGAATTGGGTACCGGCAGGCCCTGTCTGCTTCCGCCCTGGCGAGAGGAGGAGTGTAAAAGTTAAGTAGTTAGATGACTGGTCACAGGGCTGTAATTCATAATTCCCGCACAGGAGGCTGTTGCAAATTCAGTTTGAGTAAAATTCAAAAAATTTGTAAATTCTGGGCGACAGATAAAACAAGTAATAACAAAGGAATTCCATGAGTTTTATTACTTATAATCGCTCACAAATGAATCTCTTTGGCTATAGTGTGGAAGATTTTGCCAGAGACGATCCAAAGAGTCGATTTGTAGTGGAGTTGGTTTCGCGCCTTGATTTAAGTGCACTTTATTCCCGTTATAGTTCGCAAGGCGGTGATTCTTATGCCCCAGACATGATGCTTGCCTTATGGTTTTATGCTTATAGTAACGGCATTACCAGCACCCGTAAGCTGGAGGAATTGTGTAAATTTGATACGCGCTACATTTATATCACTGGGAATCAGCATCCGGATCATAGTACATTAAGTCGTTTTCGCAAGGCACATTTGGATTTATTAGACCAATATTTTGTAGAGATACTTTTAATTGCCCAGGCCGAAGGCATAAGTAGTTTCAACCAGATAGCCATAGATGGCACGAAAATCAAAGCGCACAGCAGTAAGCGTCATGGCTACACTGAGGATCAATTAGACAAACGTATAGAGAAGTTAAGAGCAGAGATCAAGCAATACATGCAGCGCTGTAATTTTGTAGAACAGGGGGCCACGGATGAATTAGATTTAGAAACTCTTCGAGCGGAGAAAGAACGGCTTGAGCGCTTAGAGAAAGAGATATTAGAACGTAAAGCCCAATTGAAAGAGCGTAAGAAACAGCTCAAATCAGAACATCGTTCAAGACATCAAATAAATGTAAAAGAGCCGGATGCCCGCATGATGCCTTCGGTGGATGGGCCGGGTTATAACGCACAATTAGGCGTAGATATGTCCAGTCATTTAATTGTAGCCCATGAAGTGGTAAGCCAGCCCAACGACCAGGGTCAATTCATACCGATCCAAGAACAAGTAGAGAAGAATCTTGGTTCAGATGATAAGCGATCTTACACAGCCGATTCCGGTTATCACAATAGCGCAGACCTAAAAGAATTGGAAGAAAAGCAGATCGATGCCGTAATAGCCGATCCCCAGTTATCCAATCGTTCGATAAAGGAGACACCGACCTCCAAGGAAGAATTGCAAAAAGAAGAAAGAAAACTAAAACGAAGTGATTTTGTGTATCATGAACAGGGAGATTACTATGAATGTCCGGCGGGTAAGAAGCTTTTTCCAGTTGAGAGGAATAGCGAACGGATCGTATATCGTTCCAATGATTGTCAGGACTGTCCCTTAATTAATTTATGTATTTCCAGTAAAAAGAAAGTTAAGCAAATCCATCGTTCAGTTAATGAGAGTTATTGCGAACGTATGGCGAAAAAGTTACAAACTTCAGCGGCGCAGGAACGACTAAAAAAGCGTTCGGTGACAGTTGAACCTGTTTTTGGTAACTTGAAGCATAATTTAGGCTATCGTGGATTTTCCTTATCTGGTCTTAATAATGTTCGTAGTGAATTTACGTTAATGTGTATTGGGCATAATATTAATGTTCTATTTAAAAATATGTTAGGGAAACGTTTAGCAGCGTTTATAACAGCATCACAAGAAAAAGATGATCTATTAATTTTATTTTCAAAGAATATTTTGGCGTTTTTAATTCTATATTTTGCCCAACGCTTAAGAATGAGAAAAAATTATCAATATCGGAGAATATAAGCATTAATTCCTCCCCCCCATGCAACAGCCTCACAGAAGGGATGAGGCTCAAGCCCGGGTGAATCCCATCCACTGTTGAGCAAAAAAAATGTATGAGTTAAAAAGTCGTTTAAGCGAATGGTTGATCAGAAATTTACCGGCGAAGACATCACGTACACCGTCGGCAGAAATTCTCCCCGGCAAGTTCTTCCCCCTCTCCCAGATTCTTGTTCTGGGAGAGGGGGAGTGAGGGGGTGAGGGCAAAAAATAAGAATCCCATCCACTGTTGAGCAAAAAAAGTGTATGAGTTAAAAAGTCGTTTAAGCGAATGGTTGAACAGAAATTTACCGGCGAAGGCATCACGTCCGCTGTCGGAAGAAATTCTCCCCGGCAAGTTCTTCCCCTCTCCCAGATTCTTGTTCTGGGAGAGGGGGAGTGAGGGGGTGAGGGCAAAAAATAAGAATCCTTTCCACTGTTGAGCAAAAAAAGTGTATGAGTTAAAAAGTCGTTTAAGCGAATGGTTGATCAGAAATTTACCGGCGAAGGCATCACGTACACCGTCGGCAGAAATTCTCCCCGGCAAGTTCTTCCCCCTCTCCCAGATTCTTGTTCTGGGAGAGGGGGAGTGAGGGGGTGAGGGCAAAAAATAAGAATCCCATCCACTGTTGAGCAAAAAAAGTGTATGAGTTAAAAAGTCGTTTAAGCGAATGGTTGAACAGAATTTGGCCGACGAAGACATCGCGCCCACCGTCGGAAGAAATTCTCCCCGGCAAGTTCCTCCCCCTCTCCCATATTTTTATTCTGGGAGAGGGAGATCGAGAAGGGTTGGGCAAGAAAGGTAAAGCCATTCCGCCTTAAAAGTACCTCCCTTCGCTTTGCAAAAATTTCTAATTCACCATAAGAACATCATAAACATTAGAAGAGTGCCTGCCGCGGGCGCCGCCGCCATGCCATTGACCGGCATTTTCTAATACAGCGCGAAAATCGCCCAGACCGGAGCCGCCATGATCATCCTGCAATCCACAAAGCACCGTAATCTTGCTCTTACGATTCAGCCCTGGCAAAAACTCTTTGGGAATCTGAAAGCGAATCTGCTTGTGTTGGACATAACCTAACGGATGCTTTCCATCCACTGGCACAAACAGGGCAATGCGCCGATCTTTTCCATCCCGAATTTCCAGTCCGCCTCCGACATAAATAATCCGATTAAATTTACGACGATTCGGCAACCTGTATTGCGCCAGATGCCCCACCTCCGTCGAATATACGCCGCCCAGCGTGGGATCGTTCACAGCGATGGCAACAAACGTTAATTGAAAACCATATTCCGGATGCCAGCCAGGGTCCACCAGATTCCGCAAATCAATCCGAAAGCCCCACGTCGAATCATTGTCATAAATCGTTAAACTTTTAAGATCAGTAATGCCCTCTTCAAAAACCTTGTTTTCTGGATAGGTAAACATTCCATTTTGACCGGTGTCATCATGCAGTTCATCCCTTTGGTAAATTACCGTTGGGCCATTTCGACCAATAGGGGAAAAGACCTGTTTGCCTCTTAATAACTTAAAAGGAATCTTGTAAATGGTCGCAAATTTAAGGCCTGAATCAATTTTTGCCAGATGCCAGCGGCGGGCAAGCTTAACGGAATCCGAAGTTGTGTCGGCGGCAATAAATTCATATTCAAAATCCCGTCCGGAATCCGGAATAAATATCTTTACCGGAATGGAATCCCCCGGAAACCGCACATAACCATCGATCCTCTGATGCGGAAAATTTGAATGCAAGCGAAACTTCATTCCGGTCGCTGTCTTTTGCAGGTGTACATCCAGATGGTCATCTTTAAACGGAACCCGACAACGAATCTCTTCGATTCCGTCAATCAAATGGGGCTGAAACAAAACTCGATTTTCATGAGCAATCGGCTGATAACCAACCAGATCATGGTAAAAATTGCGCAAAAACTCCGCCAGGCTCCAGGCCTGAGAAATGGTTCCGGAAATTCTCGGCCGCTGTTCACCTTTCCGTAAAACCGGTTCCACCAACTCCGCAAAACTTCCGATCGCGTCAAAGTTCAATATCTGATCCACCTCATTCAAAAACAACTGCCCGGCGCTGCCTTCCTGATCAAATTTAACCTGACCACTAATCGCCGGCCCGGCCAGCCAGCACCAGATCAGCCCGTTGTGATAGGCGGCATCCGGCACATAATACGGCAAATAATGGTGATAGGGATGGAAGTTCTCATCTTTGTACCACAATGAAAGCACCCCATAAGGCGTCGTTAAGTGGCTGGTAACAAAGCGGGCCACCGCCTCCTGCCGCTGGCGTGTAAGCAAAGGCTCAATCCCCGGTAAATCCGGAACGGTTACCGCGAACATTTGATTGGGACGAATTTGTTGATCGGCAGTGCCGTCTGCATTTAAATGATCGTACAGCGCTTGTCTTGTTTCATTCCAGTAGTAACGATTAAAATGATCTTTAACTTTGCGCGATAAGAGCAGCCACTTTTGCCCCTGGCTATCTTCTCCCTCGATATTTTTGGCCATCTGCGCGCCAATCTGTAGGGCCGTGTACCACAAAGCCTGAATCTCCACGGCTCGATTGCCCCTCGGCGACCATGGCCCTTCTGAGC
This sequence is a window from Caldithrix abyssi DSM 13497. Protein-coding genes within it:
- a CDS encoding amylo-alpha-1,6-glucosidase produces the protein MYGFKIKIGIIFVVLFFMLINACSFPERKRAIKKQPILVDRFRPLPEIRLKDDSDRQFVFSNKIAGFFTGHTHRYNSTNFEGWTVNEVHLLKDYRLFQNGRELKRDRLRAFVLRPYGFERIYANGTVESFVPLDSVDALFIKIKADKGDRIVLNLTDYKKDVSAKTPEVVVKRRSFNGLQLKANYFKANDGQHYFILRYGKFSADDSISVREIENFEKAAARRKERMEQLLQRYPFFVRNRQVMKALQWSLFSLDALVTQQKGAGIWAGLPWFNNYWGRDTFISFHGALLVNGQFETAKSILRNFARFQMKDENSRELGRIPNRITNNETIYNTADGTWWFIRAIYEYFLYTGDQSFLQEMFPYVRRALEGAIGKRVDELGFLTHRDAETWMDAVGSEGPWSPRGNRAVEIQALWYTALQIGAQMAKNIEGEDSQGQKWLLLSRKVKDHFNRYYWNETRQALYDHLNADGTADQQIRPNQMFAVTVPDLPGIEPLLTRQRQEAVARFVTSHLTTPYGVLSLWYKDENFHPYHHYLPYYVPDAAYHNGLIWCWLAGPAISGQVKFDQEGSAGQLFLNEVDQILNFDAIGSFAELVEPVLRKGEQRPRISGTISQAWSLAEFLRNFYHDLVGYQPIAHENRVLFQPHLIDGIEEIRCRVPFKDDHLDVHLQKTATGMKFRLHSNFPHQRIDGYVRFPGDSIPVKIFIPDSGRDFEYEFIAADTTSDSVKLARRWHLAKIDSGLKFATIYKIPFKLLRGKQVFSPIGRNGPTVIYQRDELHDDTGQNGMFTYPENKVFEEGITDLKSLTIYDNDSTWGFRIDLRNLVDPGWHPEYGFQLTFVAIAVNDPTLGGVYSTEVGHLAQYRLPNRRKFNRIIYVGGGLEIRDGKDRRIALFVPVDGKHPLGYVQHKQIRFQIPKEFLPGLNRKSKITVLCGLQDDHGGSGLGDFRAVLENAGQWHGGGARGRHSSNVYDVLMVN
- a CDS encoding IS1182 family transposase, which encodes MSFITYNRSQMNLFGYSVEDFARDDPKSRFVVELVSRLDLSALYSRYSSQGGDSYAPDMMLALWFYAYSNGITSTRKLEELCKFDTRYIYITGNQHPDHSTLSRFRKAHLDLLDQYFVEILLIAQAEGISSFNQIAIDGTKIKAHSSKRHGYTEDQLDKRIEKLRAEIKQYMQRCNFVEQGATDELDLETLRAEKERLERLEKEILERKAQLKERKKQLKSEHRSRHQINVKEPDARMMPSVDGPGYNAQLGVDMSSHLIVAHEVVSQPNDQGQFIPIQEQVEKNLGSDDKRSYTADSGYHNSADLKELEEKQIDAVIADPQLSNRSIKETPTSKEELQKEERKLKRSDFVYHEQGDYYECPAGKKLFPVERNSERIVYRSNDCQDCPLINLCISSKKKVKQIHRSVNESYCERMAKKLQTSAAQERLKKRSVTVEPVFGNLKHNLGYRGFSLSGLNNVRSEFTLMCIGHNINVLFKNMLGKRLAAFITASQEKDDLLILFSKNILAFLILYFAQRLRMRKNYQYRRI